Proteins encoded within one genomic window of Streptomyces sp. NBC_01314:
- a CDS encoding sugar ABC transporter substrate-binding protein, with product MTRRPLSVTPASRRQFLAWSAGALTATGLAATGCSAPESSSGSAKAAGASPSAKKLTQIGLDYPFTQIPLYSTLVKLSTAAAKKHDVELLTTSDASNPDTQASNLNTWVARKTQAIVSFPMVFEATESIAKAALDAGLIWVTYGGTLENQSADIRFSFRESGTLLGESAAKWADEELNGKGKIAFLVDNTIELGRERTKGMIDAFTKLAPGVDVVAQEQAIDPDTGLSKSNALLAKHPDLNIILGITDAAAYGGFKALQQAGRKNGDRKTFVGGQDGSAPSLLAIKQGTFYRASSALAPLDISNAIVDVPLAVAAGKAKPSVEVPVKLIQRGDTAEIDALLAQNG from the coding sequence ATGACCAGACGCCCCCTTTCCGTCACCCCGGCCTCACGCAGGCAGTTCCTCGCGTGGTCCGCCGGCGCGCTCACCGCGACCGGACTGGCCGCGACGGGCTGCAGCGCCCCGGAGAGCAGCTCCGGTTCGGCGAAAGCGGCGGGCGCGTCTCCCTCCGCGAAGAAGCTCACGCAGATCGGCCTCGACTACCCCTTCACCCAGATCCCGCTCTACAGCACCCTGGTGAAGCTCTCGACGGCCGCCGCGAAGAAGCACGACGTCGAGCTGCTGACGACGAGCGACGCGAGCAACCCCGACACCCAGGCCAGCAACCTCAACACCTGGGTCGCGCGGAAGACGCAGGCGATCGTGTCGTTCCCGATGGTCTTCGAGGCCACCGAGTCGATCGCCAAGGCTGCGCTCGACGCGGGCCTGATCTGGGTGACGTACGGCGGGACGCTGGAGAACCAGAGCGCCGACATCCGGTTCAGCTTCCGCGAGAGCGGCACGCTGCTCGGCGAGTCGGCCGCGAAGTGGGCCGACGAAGAGCTGAACGGGAAGGGGAAGATCGCGTTCCTGGTCGACAACACGATCGAGCTGGGCCGGGAGCGTACGAAGGGCATGATCGACGCGTTCACGAAGCTCGCGCCCGGTGTAGACGTGGTGGCGCAGGAGCAGGCCATCGACCCCGACACGGGTCTGTCGAAGTCCAACGCCCTCCTCGCCAAGCACCCCGACCTGAACATCATCCTCGGCATCACGGACGCGGCGGCGTACGGCGGGTTCAAGGCGTTGCAGCAGGCCGGGCGGAAGAACGGCGACAGGAAGACGTTCGTCGGCGGCCAGGACGGCTCGGCCCCCTCCCTCCTCGCCATCAAGCAGGGCACCTTCTACCGCGCCTCCTCCGCCCTCGCACCGCTGGACATCTCCAACGCCATCGTCGACGTACCGCTCGCGGTCGCCGCCGGAAAGGCGAAGCCGAGCGTCGAGGTGCCGGTCAAGCTGATCCAGCGCGGCGACACGGCGGAGATCGACGCGCTGCTCGCCCAGAACGGGTAG